The window TTACAAACCTCACAGCGGATCACCTGCCTCCATCACCCTATCCcaacatcctcctctgtcacatcaGCCCCTGCATATCCTCTTTCCCTCCCACCTGGCAGCTCCCTCTTCCACATCCTGTCTtcagtatatccactatccaTCCTCTGCACTCCACCATCGCAGCCTcgtctctctaactttgtctcagCCTGAGCTTTTCCTCTGATGTACTcctttctaatcctgtccactTAACTCACTCCCAATGAAATTCTGAACATATTCAGCTCGGCCTCCTGTTATTTTGTCATCATAGCAGCTCTCGCAACAATCTTATGAACCTATCCTTCTGTAataaatcacccctgacacccatctccaccctgcctgcactttcttcttcacctctctctACTTAAATCACTTTCCTTAGATTACAGTCTTTTCACAGTACAGAGAGCTGCCGCTCTGAGGCTAAAATGAATGTACAAAAAGACATCTGATAGACAGATCAGCAGATTTAACTAAACGTCTTAAAGTGGACTCATTTCACTCGACTTCCAGCTCCAGGTTTTTATTCTGGGACTCTactagagcagctttgcataaTTTAGAATCCTTCTTCATGTTGTAGATGGTCTCTGTGCAGTCCCTCAGGTCATCATCTGTCTGAAACGAGCAGCTATTCCTGATAAATTCACTTTTTTAAAGTCACACAGCATTCAGAACCTCCCTGACAAGAGTCACATTTTTTATGCATGTTTTACCATCTCTGGACCGCCCCTCTGTCACCTTCACCTCCTGGATTAGTATCAGGAGAAGACGCTTGTATCTTAGTGGTAACGCTTCTGCTACATTTCGAAGGGAATTCTCGTtttaaaggagaaagaaaaagactgtTGAAATTTAAGGATGTGGACTCGGACAGGATTTCAGCTGCAAAAGTAATTTCAGCTAAAAATACACATGAtctaaaatgaattaaaaccaCTGAGCAGGGCAGGTAGGATTAAAACGGTCCCTAcagggggaaaaataaaaatcaggatTTCACTTCCTCTGTTTGAGCTGTGAGCGGCCTGggagtgtttaaaaaaatagataaatgtCACCCTGATGTTCCATCTGTAAATCCACGCTGAGGTGTAactctgtctcctcctcctcagcttCAATCGTCTGGATCTGCCTCCCTACCGAAGCCTGGAACAGCTCAGAGAGAAGCTCCTGTTCGCCATCGAGGAGACGGAGGGATTTGGACAGGAGTGAGGCGAGGCGAGGAGGCAGAGACGGACGACACTTAAATCGACGAATAGTTTTTTGTTATTGGTCTTATTTTGCGTTTGTTTGTTAATCACAGGGCTGAGGAGTCACCTGTCAGCTAAACAAGCCCTCACCTGGGCGAGGATCATGTTAGTGAGCTAGTGACCTGAATCATGGGATCAGGCTTGAGGCACAGGAACACAGAAGAGTGAatgcttatgtgtgtgtgggtgtgtgcgtgGTTGTTCATGTTAATGCCATTGTGTATTTGCATATAaatggtgtgtatgtgtttggatTAAACAGgatgattcccccccccccccccccactttaCTCACTGCTTAGAACCGCACCAAAACCAGACGACATGATAGTTTTAATGTCAGCAGCGACTCACAGCGACAGCACAGCTACCCGCAAATGCAGTATAACATATCTACCAGAGAGACGTACATTTTAAGCATATTAAAGCAGCGAGGCAGCAGCGTGTGAGAGGAAGCTGTTATCGTGAACTAGTGCGCCTCTATTACAGAGGTCAGAGAGATGAGATgcgattttattttttattttttctgttaattgtGAAATTCAGCCGATTTCTCCTGTATATAACTCAAATAAATGAGATTTCAGTCATAAGATGTTTGGGTGaggctttctttttaaaatgctcAATCCAGTTTGAGTGATGTAGCTTCAGCATTAATTGGTTTACTGTTCCATGCAAACAATTCGAGCCAccctttgtttctttattatcagattttcttttttaaagtgctcttgagcaatCGTTctgcaggctttctgaaggttttttacagcttttctttggacactggcgGCTTTTTCACTTGAACCtgatcatttcttttgtttgttaagctacTTAACACCGAACTCTGAGTCATTCAAGaataaaaaggcacctaactcaacaATTGAACCAGTACCAGACAACTTGgcaaagaaacattttaaatggtatctttaggcactttggtACTAGGAGCATGTTGCAAAgacacataatttgttcccatttcttttgttgaatttatgaaaaatatcaacgataacacagtttgacaaacacaagcaaacctcccacactatcagtcatggagtGGCCTCTCCAGAGCTCGGATCTCaatattattgaagcagtgtgagatcatTCTGACAGAGGACGGAACAAAAAGGCAGCCGACTTTCAAACAggagctttaaatgtccttcaaggagcccagagaactattcctgaagagtGCTTAAAGAAATAACATGAAAGCAGCCTCAGAGTTCAATCTATGGTGAAGAGTAAAGGTGGTCATCCCAAATAGAGACTTTCAGGCTCCTTAGAATTGTACAGAATTGtactgtttttgccttatatactgtatttccagtTGTAAATATGTTTGCACCCATGAGGGGCGgctcgagacttttgcacagaaatTACATAATGATTGTAAGTCATTATGTAAAGTGTATATAACTGCTTTACAGAGGAAAATTCAAATGATGATGGAGGTTAGCAATGTCCAGATGTCAGATTTGAACTTCACAATAACAATATTGTACTGTTGAAGAAAGACAAAATGATAACCTTactcaaattttatttttatgtgtggTTTATGATTAATTACACAAAATAGAATATTTATAAAAACATGCTTTACATAGAAAAATTCACCATGTCACAATTGCTGTCGTGATTGCCATCAttagtgtgtttaaaaaaataatcaacgATATTATTGAAATGTTTagggaaaatttaaaaaacgaaCCATCTCTGTAGctttgtttgtggtttttgttttttaaaaatcgaataataaaaataatattttaaaggtgTTTTACATTGATTATCTAGGTTAGCGGTGTCACCCCTTTACTGACAAGTTTCCTGAGACGACCTGAGGAATGTTGACATATGTTATTTCACTGCCTTTGTATCCACAAGCTAAGAAGGGGATTACACTCTGCCTGGGCCGCCCAGTTAGAGCTCAGCCCGAAGCAGTTTGAGGTTTGGCCGACTGGGTCACAATAATTGAAAATGCATGTTTGGATGTAACCATGCAAACAAACTTTGAGTGAATCTTCACTCTCAGTCTCCCATTGGCCGTCCAGTTTGCGGCTCTGGGCACAACAGATTATGTCTACAGCGGTGGAAAGACAATACATTTATTGAGTACGCTGGCGAGGTTTACTTAATCAGCCCACTGGACACAGGCAAGAGGTAAGGATGAGGTGGTTTGGTGATGTGCAGAAGAGGGCTGGTGGATGTATTGACATAGGGTGCTGAAGAGaggacttttattgtgaaagtacCTCTTCCTTTGCTGAGCCCGGAAGTAACTGCTTCTCGTTCTCATTCGCCGGAAGTGCACCGGAGTTGGTCGCAGttctaaataaaaatgctaCCTTTGTAGTGTTCGGGTGACACCGGGACATTAACGGTGAATTTAGTCATATCTGAAATGCCTACTGGTGCTCACACCTGCCTTCCCCGTCGCTTTAATGTGGTGAGCGCGGATGAAGTCGCCAAGTTGTGCTACGAGCGTTTCAGTCAGCTTCCCCGCAGAGGGAAGCCTGAGCCGGGCAGAGAGTGGACCCTGCTGGCCGCTGTGCTCCAGATCACCCGCGGAGCTGACTCTCATTCAGGTTGTTCGGCAGGATGGACCAGTCCACTGTTCTGAAACCccagtttcattcatttttttccccatttctaCCAAACGTCACTGctaaaaagacatttaaagttTTCTGAAGATGGGGAAAAAAGGCTTTAAATTGTTCTAAATTATGTCCATAAAGTATATTTCAGCGGACCTGTAGACACTGATATGAAAATGCGTAAAACAATGAGGAATAGTGatgtgatatttttctttttccatcacAGTTGCTATGGAGGTTGTTTCTCTGGGAACTGGGACCAAATGTATTGGACAGACTGCCATGAGTCCCACAGGTGTGTGCAGATGGAAGTTTTGTGTCTCAGATGCTGAAGGTGTCGATTGTGCCAGCCaaattttgttttcctttttaattcaGGTGATGTACTTAACGACAGCCACGCAGAGGTCATTGCCAGGAGGGGATGTATTAGGTGTGTGTATGCACCCACCTGTGTCACTGCAGGCTGTTTGACTGTGCTGATTGctttatgtatatgtatgtgtttttatttgtaggTACCTGATCCAGGAGCTGCACGGGGCTGTGAGCGGTCGGGGCAGCTCTGTGTTTTGTGCAGCAGATGAGCGAGGAAAGTGGAAGCTTCGGCCCGGAGTTTCCTTCCTTCTTTTTACCAGCCACACTccctgtgagtgtcagcacacAGGACAGCGACAATAACGAGTACAGTTACACACAGCAGATAGTAGATGGAAAGAAATCAAACCAGATCTGTGTTGCTCACACAGAGAGTGGCTAGGTTATCAGCTGTAGTTACTGTGAGTTAATGTGAGGTAGTTTGGTAACTCACCCAGTTTagatttattctgttttttgaTTATATAACCCATTCTAGCAGAGTGTAATGAAGGTCTTTATAAATGATAACATGTAATAACCCCTGTTTGTGCCAGAGTGCAAACAAATAGCCTTAAAAGTCTTTCAGCTCTTGAGCTTTGATGCAAAGTTGATGTGGCAACAGTTAAATATTCACCACTGATAACATTTAATATCTGCTTATTAAGCAGTAAACCTAAATATTAGTCAGCAGCGGCATTGTTAGCCGATAAATAATAAAGATGCATTTCTGATAAGGATTGTTAATGTTTAACTCTCCAACCTCTTTATGGTCAAATTAATTCCATGAGATGATGAATAATTGAGGACTTGAcatgattatttttgtttgtgaagGAAGTCAGTCCAGCCTTTTCATGCAGAGAACAGTGGTCATTTGTGATAAAGCACATTGCGCTATAACTGAGACTGGCACAGTTCTGTgggaacaaagagaaaaagtaattCTCAAATCACCGTTGCTCACCTGCTTAATCATCTCTGATTTACACAAAACTTTTATGGTCCAAAGTTTGGACATGTGTAATGATTGCTGTGAAATTTCAGCTTTATATATCAAAAACTtcacaatatatatatagtttttaaACTGCGGCACTATATACATATAAACagtattaacagaaaaaaagtacaaatatacaatctggtgtaagaagaaaaaagcaaatatgtaaataaatagtGTCTTTTCTATATACAGTTCGGTTTATTGCACATAGAATTCAGTATAGCACAGTGGTTTATAgaggaaaatgggaaaaacgttgcagcaaaatgttgagaaagcaccgagttttttaaatggactgacaatgaggtggagttgttgctgcgagtaacacaaaagtacaaagttgcaaaagcgagtgagaattaaagaatttgaagaaaagctatctggagcacgtacaaactgatattaatctttaatagggctgtcaaaattgagagcaaacaaaacaactgctgtataatgccctctgctatctttgtttaattggtcacatgactgcatcatatgactaacatgtgtcattgttttagaaagtctcagttttcgctgtccacactgcgacacGTAAGCACCATTTTCAAATTACGCGTTTTCGAGAgtgttttcaaaacgctgcgttttccatGAGCGagaacgccgtctcagtgtggacgcgaggccaaaacggagagaaaatgatgcattttcaaacgaaaacgcattagtgtggacgtagccttaaaCTGTAGTATTTGTTATTAGCTGTGAGGCGTTTGCAGacgctttctttttttttgtctttcagaaTATATGTATTCTACCTTTAACCATACCTTTATCTATCTTGGCTTTAATCATGCAGAAGTGTGCCCTCATGCCATTTGCTTGTCCGATCTGAAACCAGGTGGCGACGCCTCCATCATCCCCATGACTGACAGCCAGCCTCAGCCCTGCCCTCCTGTCACATCAGTAAAGGGCCATGAACAGACTGATGGAGGAGGAGACCTGAAAAGGAAAGCAGAGGAATCCAGCGAGGAGCGAATCTCTAAGCAGCCTCATCTGGAGGAGACGgcagaaagaaaggaagaggacagaggagacACAGAACAGTGTGGATCGCTGAACTTTAACAAAACATCGGAAACACCCTCACAAACCAGCAGCTCTGCAGTCTTGGCTCAAACTGTTGGTACTGGCCTGCATCATCAGGTCTCAGACATTCACAGAACAGGGGCCAAGTGTGTACCGGGTGGTCCAGCTGACCCTCTGCAGCCTGGGGTGGGGTATCACAGTCCGGGCGTTCTCCGGGTAAAGCCCGGCAGAGGAGAGccaactctctccctctcctgcagtGACAAGATGGCCCGCTGGGGGGTGCTGGGCTTCCAGGGTGCACTGCTGTCCCATTACCTACAGGAGGCTCTGTACTTCAGCACCGTGGTGGTGGGAAAGTGTCCATATGACCAAGAAGTCATGCAGAGAGCTTTGGTTACAAGGTAATGCTGAACCGCCTGCTTATTTCACATATATATccttaaatatacatttttattagtcgtgcactgtgAAAACTTCACCTTAAACTTGTGGATCACAGATACAGAGCCAGTAATCACTCTTACAACTCGTGATGATAATAAACACCAAATAGAGATATTGAAGATTTATGAAACAGTTCcagttatggaaaaaaaatagtcaTGACCAGCATGTCAAGGATCCTCCTTGATGTAAAACAACGTTAGGTTCAATTAGAGAGCTAAATGCAGCAGATATTAATGAAAGTGAAACGAGTGCAATGACTTCGCAGTTCAGTTTGATTTCTGCCAGAAAAACTACCTGTTTGCAAACAGTTGCCTTCCAATTAACGAAGAGACATCCTCTCCACCAACTCCTGAGGAAAAAAACCTGCTAAATTGTGAACTTAATTCATCAGCtacactattttgccaactatctaaatcattgaattcaggtgttctaGTCACTACAGACCtccatgtggccttcagattagctcaagaacagagCGCTTCATGGAATGGGTATCTATGGtggagcagctgcatccaagccttacatcaccaagtgCAATGCAAAGCATCGGATGCAGTGCTGTAAAGCATGACGCCGCTGGACTCTAGAACAATGTTGCATGTTCATGCTACCCTGTCTGTAAATGCGACAGATAAGTCTGGGTTTGGCGGTTGCCAGGACAACGGTACCTGTCTGACTGAattgtgccaagtgtaaagtttggtggagggcaGCGGTTATGGTGTGGAGTTGTTCTGGAGGAATTGGGCTCGGCCCCTGAATGCCTCAGCACACCAAGACTGTTCCTGTTTGGGGATGGCCTCTTCCTTCTCCAACATGGCTgcgcaccagtgcacaaagcaaggcgCATAGAGACATGGATGAGctagtttggtgtggaagaacttgactggcctgcacataggggtgggcgatagaaacgatataaatttggccaacgatagagattttgactatatcgcgatagcgcatgttgatgatgtcatcaagctgcgcctgttttggtcgaaagcatcgCAGCGGCTAAAAccattatcatctgcaaattatgccgggcgacagtaatagcaaagaggcgaagcacttttgaaatatggggaaagccaaaaactgtgcttcctccacttccgtaacattgattcattaatgttgaattctctcgcagctgctatattcccatgttgttgcagtatattaatgtctaacctcgtattgtggatgaataatctcagttgttctcctgactgaagtttggcccgtgtatagcatcctgccatgcgattgcatttgtccctaaccaccagaacatttatcgagtggaaaaaaagttcatcctccagcttcactgtgctaatgttatgctaacatagctgtgtcgctagcaattagagcagggcgatatggccaaaaatatttatcacgatatatatttgaaaatttgcgataacgatataactgacgatataattgatgcgagacaaaatacaactccacaacattactagcgcaaaaagacaaccttccatttattttcacttaaacaagaagctggtttttatgtgcattaaagctatataaaaatttaacagtgcaaatgcaaattccttgcttgaaagtttaaccaaaaggcatttccagtagaaatgggctgacatatcctgagcataaccatgcataacatccactgaagttaaaaagaggtgctttgcaacattaaactggaGTGCAgtacgtatttttcggaccataaggtgcacgggattataaggcacattaagcgaaacaaagcagtcagataaatcaaactttattaaactcattcttcttgcttcctccacttctgtaccattgattcattaatgctgtattctatcacagctgctctattcccatgttgttgcagtatattaatgactaacctcacattgtggatggattatctcagttgttctcctgactgaagtttggtccgtttacagcatcctgccatgcgattgcatttgtctctaactatcaggaaccttcacgttaacttttataagtggaaaagtgttagtgttcatcctccagcttcactgtttatgttatgctaacatagctgtgtcgctagcgatcacgtagcacatcattatataccagctagcccaacttcagtaaccctacaaacgtcactgctgtttagtttcctgtcttcatttattttggaagtgatagcagagctgtacgtttgaattttttcagaaatctctcagtcagaacatgctatatcatgcttaggtaactagcgaaactagcgagctaacttccgctagtttcctgctaacttctaactccgttaagtgtaataaattctgttttcatggatgcctggaagttaaacttcatagttacacctggtaaagcagtaatgctgattgttttattaaagatgaaagaatttagacagtttttaactctcagtgatgctgcagtgttcgtttgccCTGAAGGATaaggagtttaggacccagattactcccagatttaagagcatcttagtccgacaaacacggcaataacgacggcccgcttgcatgttctgcaaaaaaatgtgctttgtcgtGTATCTGAGgtacaaacaccaaaccagttccacatcactgaagttgcaccatttttacaaaccaattctggttcaatTCTGGttgtttcactcaacaatcggccatgtgcgtatgaaaacaaaggcactgcgcatgcgcgttttactcatattctatcacgatatttcattttcctatcgttgcctaacattataccggtattaccgtgaacggtataatatggcccagccctactagcaatcacgtagcacattatataccaggtagtccaacttcagtaaccctgcaaacgtcactgctgtttagttttctgtcttcatttatgctggaagtggtagcagagctgtacgttttaattagtttcaaaaatctctgtcagaacatggtatgaaatgtttaggtgtaaactagcgagctaacttcctgttaacttctaactccgttaaatttaataaattctgttttcatggatgcatggatgttaaacttaattgttacacccgataaagcagcaacgctgatgatttaattaaagatgaaagaattt is drawn from Pelmatolapia mariae isolate MD_Pm_ZW linkage group LG7, Pm_UMD_F_2, whole genome shotgun sequence and contains these coding sequences:
- the adat1 gene encoding tRNA-specific adenosine deaminase 1 isoform X1, which produces MPTGAHTCLPRRFNVVSADEVAKLCYERFSQLPRRGKPEPGREWTLLAAVLQITRGADSHSVAMEVVSLGTGTKCIGQTAMSPTGDVLNDSHAEVIARRGCIRYLIQELHGAVSGRGSSVFCAADERGKWKLRPGVSFLLFTSHTPCGDASIIPMTDSQPQPCPPVTSVKGHEQTDGGGDLKRKAEESSEERISKQPHLEETAERKEEDRGDTEQCGSLNFNKTSETPSQTSSSAVLAQTVGTGLHHQVSDIHRTGAKCVPGGPADPLQPGVGYHSPGVLRVKPGRGEPTLSLSCSDKMARWGVLGFQGALLSHYLQEALYFSTVVVGKCPYDQEVMQRALVTRCACVSDLPAGFAVRPPELLQATLEFPFSQAQTELQHQAGQGRISPCGAAISWCNVTEQPLDVTANGYKHGVTKKALGTAKARSVLCKSELFHSFLSLVSATDPSALPDSLRKAELQTYWDYKQASQSYQQAWQQLRSQAFPLWPRSDRNLLLFH
- the adat1 gene encoding tRNA-specific adenosine deaminase 1 isoform X2 produces the protein MYWTDCHESHRYLIQELHGAVSGRGSSVFCAADERGKWKLRPGVSFLLFTSHTPCGDASIIPMTDSQPQPCPPVTSVKGHEQTDGGGDLKRKAEESSEERISKQPHLEETAERKEEDRGDTEQCGSLNFNKTSETPSQTSSSAVLAQTVGTGLHHQVSDIHRTGAKCVPGGPADPLQPGVGYHSPGVLRVKPGRGEPTLSLSCSDKMARWGVLGFQGALLSHYLQEALYFSTVVVGKCPYDQEVMQRALVTRCACVSDLPAGFAVRPPELLQATLEFPFSQAQTELQHQAGQGRISPCGAAISWCNVTEQPLDVTANGYKHGVTKKALGTAKARSVLCKSELFHSFLSLVSATDPSALPDSLRKAELQTYWDYKQASQSYQQAWQQLRSQAFPLWPRSDRNLLLFH